The genome window CATCTGTTAATAATTGATCACCGATAACGACAATCTCTTCTTTTTTTAAATTCATTTGCTTGGCAACAGTTTTAAATGCGCGCCCAAGTGGCTTCCTTGCACTATATACAAATGGCGTACCTAGTGGCTCAGAAAAGACACTCACTCTTTCTTGATTATTATTGGAGATAATCGTTACTGCAATATCATGCGATTTCATCTGCTCAAACCAATTAATTACTTCAGGACTTGCATCACGTACGTCCCAAGCAACTAATGTATTATCTAAATCGGTTATGATTCCTTTAATTCCCTTTTGTTTTAATTTTGCTGGTTGTATATCAAATATACTTTTTACATGCTCATTTGGCAAAAAATTACCAAACATATTAAACACCTCATTTACCCATTCTTCGCTGACTAGTTTCTGACGAATTATCATTATAACCTATTCTAATAATATATGACTAGAGCAAAAGCGCAAGTACCCGTTTGAGCTTGTACAGACTGCGCCCAAAAGATAAGTAAATCTTCCTTGAGAAAGAGTGCATTTTAATATTCACGCTTGATGCTAAATCTAAACCAGTAGAAAAATGTGCAAATATGCAAATGACATTCAGACCATTCAATAATTCGTTCGACAAATAACTTCTTTTTTCTTATTGTGGATAACCTTACACACATTTCTAACCCCATTGCCTTAACTAATATGTGATAATTTTCCTTCTTATACACAAGTTATCTACAAGCATTTGTAGATAACTTCATCCTTGTCCAACGATTGGAAACATGTTAAATTATTAATAGCTTAACATTTGAGTGAATATTCGACATTTAGGAGGGCTGTATGGGTGGAACACTTATCGGATGAGTTACTAATAGAATCCTATTATACAGCGAATGAACTGCAATTAAGTCCAGATTTTATCTCTTTAATTGAAGAAGAAATTCATAGAAGATTTTTGTCGCATAAGATTAAATGTTCGAAATTAGGTTAAACATCATATTATTGAAGAGAGGGTCCACATAACTCCTATCCTTTGGGTAGGAGTTA of Oceanobacillus zhaokaii contains these proteins:
- a CDS encoding YqeG family HAD IIIA-type phosphatase, which produces MFGNFLPNEHVKSIFDIQPAKLKQKGIKGIITDLDNTLVAWDVRDASPEVINWFEQMKSHDIAVTIISNNNQERVSVFSEPLGTPFVYSARKPLGRAFKTVAKQMNLKKEEIVVIGDQLLTDVLGGNTAGFYTILVVPIVQTDGKITKINRRIERIILNYFRKKGKISWEE
- a CDS encoding sporulation histidine kinase inhibitor Sda, with protein sequence MEHLSDELLIESYYTANELQLSPDFISLIEEEIHRRFLSHKIKCSKLG